GTCTTCGACATAACGATCATTGGCGCCGGGCCGACGGGCCTGTTCGCCGCTTTCTATGCCGGGCTTCGGGGCATGACGACGAAGATCGTGGAGTCGCTGCCCGAGCCCGGCGGCCAGCTCGCCGTCCTCTATCCGGAGAAGTTCATTTACGACGTCCCCGGCCACCCGAAAATCCTGGCGAAGGACCTCGTGCAGCAATTGCTCCTGCAAAACGAGCTCTTCGCGCCGGAGTATGCGTACGAGCAGCGCATCGAGACGCTGACGCGGACGCGCGCCGGCGAAGAAGAGGTGTGGCGGCTGGGCACGAGCGTGTCTCATCACCTGAGCCGCACCGTGCTCATCACAGCCGGGATCGGCGCCTTCGCGCCCAACAAGCTCGACCGCCCCGGCGTTGACGAGTACGAGGGCCGGGGCGTGTACTACTTCGTGAAGGACAAGCGCCCCTTCCGCGGCAAGCGAGTCCTCATCGTTGGCGGCGGCGACACGGCCGTCGATTGGTGCCTGAATCTCAAGGACTGGGCCGCGAGCATCACCCTGATCCACAGGCGCGCGGAGTTCAGGGCACACGAGGCCAGCCTGGCCGCGCTCCGCGTCTCGGAGATACCCGTCCTGACGTACTGGGAACTCAAACGCGTGTGGGGGGAAGGTAAGGTCGAGCACGCGACGATCTACGAGAACCGCACGGGCGAGGAACGCGACCTGGACATCGACATGGTGCTGATCAGCATCGGGTTCAAGGCGGCGCTCGGGCCGATCGAGGCGTGGGGCCTGCAGATGGCCGACAACCGGCACATCCGCGTCAACGGCTTCATGGAGACGAACCTGCCCGGGGTCTTCGCTGCCGGCGACATTGCCGCGGTGGAGGGCTCCGAGCCCTTGAACCTCATCGTCACGGGCTTCGGCCAGGCCGCCATCGCGGCGAACGCCGCCAAGCAGCGCGTGGACCCGAAGGCCCGCATCTTCCCCGGACACTCGAGCGAGCTGCGCCTGTAGGGACCATGGCCACTCAGGAGGTCCTGAGGCCGAAGGGGCGGAGCGATCGCTTTGCCGGCCTCGGGCGCCTTCCCCTTAGCGCGGCCGCGTTCGCGGCGACGGGTGCGGCGACGCTCGCCGCCTACGCCGCGCTCTGGCTGGAGCCGCTGTGGCTCGGGCGTTTCAACCCGTTTACGGGCGAGGCCCTTGCGCTGGGGCCCATCCTCGGCCTCGACGTGCGCGGGGCCGGCAGATACGCCGTCGCGGCCGCGG
This DNA window, taken from Dehalococcoidia bacterium, encodes the following:
- a CDS encoding NAD(P)/FAD-dependent oxidoreductase, which encodes MSDDRVFDITIIGAGPTGLFAAFYAGLRGMTTKIVESLPEPGGQLAVLYPEKFIYDVPGHPKILAKDLVQQLLLQNELFAPEYAYEQRIETLTRTRAGEEEVWRLGTSVSHHLSRTVLITAGIGAFAPNKLDRPGVDEYEGRGVYYFVKDKRPFRGKRVLIVGGGDTAVDWCLNLKDWAASITLIHRRAEFRAHEASLAALRVSEIPVLTYWELKRVWGEGKVEHATIYENRTGEERDLDIDMVLISIGFKAALGPIEAWGLQMADNRHIRVNGFMETNLPGVFAAGDIAAVEGSEPLNLIVTGFGQAAIAANAAKQRVDPKARIFPGHSSELRL